CTGTAGTTGAATACTTTTAGGAGTTTTCTTTCAAAACTCTGGAAAAGAATTCAAAACTGTATCCCTCCCAATAGTCCAAAGGAAAACAGTCCCACTCTCAGTCTGGCCCTTTTTTATGCCAGCAGTGTTTGCTCCTTCTATGATTGAAAAAAGAAAGTCTGTGGAATGTGAGGAATAGGAAGACATTGTGTCCTGCTGCTCCACTCCTTCCCTTCATGATCTTcactagaccccccccccccacctcacctGTCCTCCGCAGCTCCTCCTTCCCATACTCCAGGTATCTCTGCAGCCACTCAATGCAGGTCTCCTCCAGGTAGGCCTTGTTGTACTGGTTGCGTACTGTGTTAGGATCCCACTTCCTCTTGGTGTTCAGGGCTGGCAGATCGGCTGCCGTCCAGGTGAGGGTCTCCTTGTCAAAGCTGATGTAGTCCTTCCCATCATAGCCATACTGGTAATGCCCACCTTTGCTCCC
This sequence is a window from Sceloporus undulatus isolate JIND9_A2432 ecotype Alabama unplaced genomic scaffold, SceUnd_v1.1 scaffold_14227, whole genome shotgun sequence. Protein-coding genes within it:
- the LOC121918497 gene encoding major histocompatibility complex class I-related gene protein-like; the protein is MYGCELRKDGSKGGHYQYGYDGKDYISFDKETLTWTAADLPALNTKRKWDPNTVRNQYNKAYLEETCIEWLQRYLEYGKEELRRT